One genomic window of Acidobacteriota bacterium includes the following:
- a CDS encoding carboxypeptidase regulatory-like domain-containing protein — protein MKIRTLLVCVSIICFILLPAALAQMQVAPGLVQLPPPPLPSGPPGVAAPPPVKPSARKAGEAQIYGAVTDPSGAVLPGAIVTIANASGARQTFITNDQGLYAVNLPPGVYTLTISEKGFKDFNTEGLTVNADQVIEITETLEPASAVAEKIDVVGNTVGQVETEKAEVSGTITAKEIAKTPLNGRNFTQLLTFAPGVSNQTGQDEALVGVKGSVKFSVNGGRVEYNTFSVDGSDVLHAGIHGSESTLVVYPSLDAISELKVLTSNYGAQYGRSASGTILVDTKSGGSSWHGGGYYFGRNEIFNSRNYFDQTIKAPLYRKNDFGFTLGGPLRIPVILPKKDRTFVFFSEEFRLEKDPTDNNFNQAVPSAAERPSQRINADGESYIGADFSDVCPLIPPGQTRITFNRAQFPDCPQLFGSTLPFNIVGYHDSVNPVSQNPAIDPVAQALVNSGMIPLPNSTAGCNSTAGSCYDFAFAQPTYWRQELFRVDHDIQPGKLRAIFRYIHDSWDTTEARPIWGYVRNSFPTVQGRLFGPGTSSVARLTHTISPTLLNEVVVSYTASHISMSTRPAPGVNIQRPDDLTQGYLFNNGFGGKLSGIQLTPGNLAYGGGFRVDPGYAPWQLTNPTYSVRDDLSKVIGRHNLQTGVQVILGQRNEINATNGPNTGDLQGVLTFSNFNSVTVGNEFANALLGYIQSYQQDSAQQRYYNSYEIIEPYVQDDWKVNSHLTLNLGVRFSIFGNYHEQNHAAWNWDPAAFTAPEDLKFFPDGRLRVKGKPIPIDPNNPGSVITNGLVQCGVNGVPDTCMQPHRFNPAPRVGFAWDPRGDGKTSIRGGYGLFFEHGTGSEANTGSLVGSAPINLTMTQLTPAAVGLGSGYPCIGGIGGSAANCFSGAGAYPVDVTSIPRKTIWPYVQQWSFGVQREVSRSLVLSLGYVGSKGTHLTAVRQPNAFPLAPQGSNDGIQLDQNPYGLHQPIINSDVFQTFDCTNLGTLNNPVFQVNGVKINKTQPAYINLLAACENLNASSLPPINSRRPFQGIQKIFSLENVADSNYHALQATLRRTRGPVTLDISYSFSHSIDDSSDRNDTTTVNPLVVSANKASSNFDQRHLLNVSYVWTLPSINVNSQRIGDWANERDSSDEPSSEGFFDRFVSGMFSGWQIAGVTTVQSGTPYAVINAGFGALGISVPDNAGVAGGISSVASYPDIVGNIHGGTPIGAVNSKSFGPALGNAAAFAAPRGLTFGNAGRNVMNNPSRLNFDMTVFRNIKLRESTSLEFRAEIFNVFNHTQFRVYDPSPNFGNGASNTVSCYGIENFSAAGDAQTDCLTGNAFLHPVNAHRPRTMQFGLKLSF, from the coding sequence GTGAAGATTCGGACCCTGCTGGTGTGCGTTTCCATCATTTGCTTCATCCTGTTGCCTGCGGCATTGGCACAGATGCAGGTCGCGCCGGGTCTCGTGCAGTTACCGCCGCCTCCGCTACCATCCGGCCCGCCGGGTGTGGCGGCGCCACCGCCCGTGAAACCGTCTGCTCGAAAAGCGGGCGAGGCCCAAATCTATGGCGCAGTAACGGACCCGTCCGGTGCAGTGCTACCGGGAGCGATCGTCACCATCGCCAACGCGTCAGGCGCCCGCCAAACCTTCATCACCAACGATCAGGGACTGTACGCCGTCAACCTGCCGCCTGGCGTCTACACGCTCACGATCTCGGAAAAAGGCTTCAAAGACTTCAATACCGAAGGGCTGACGGTGAACGCGGACCAGGTGATCGAAATAACCGAGACGCTTGAGCCGGCCTCCGCCGTAGCCGAAAAAATCGATGTCGTCGGCAACACGGTGGGCCAAGTGGAGACGGAAAAAGCGGAAGTGTCCGGCACCATCACCGCGAAAGAAATCGCCAAGACGCCTCTCAACGGCCGCAATTTTACTCAGCTACTGACCTTCGCTCCCGGCGTGAGCAACCAGACCGGGCAAGACGAGGCGCTGGTAGGCGTCAAAGGCAGTGTGAAGTTCAGCGTCAACGGTGGGCGAGTGGAATACAACACGTTCAGCGTGGACGGTTCGGATGTTCTCCATGCCGGGATTCACGGAAGCGAGAGCACGCTCGTTGTGTATCCAAGTCTGGATGCAATCAGCGAACTCAAAGTCCTGACGTCAAACTATGGCGCACAGTACGGCAGGAGCGCCTCGGGAACGATCCTGGTCGACACAAAATCCGGCGGGTCGTCCTGGCACGGAGGCGGCTACTACTTCGGGCGCAACGAAATTTTCAATTCACGAAACTACTTTGATCAGACCATCAAGGCGCCGCTCTATCGCAAAAATGATTTCGGATTTACGCTGGGCGGTCCCCTCCGCATCCCGGTAATTCTTCCGAAAAAAGACCGGACGTTTGTCTTCTTCTCGGAAGAATTCCGGCTTGAGAAGGATCCAACGGACAACAACTTCAATCAGGCTGTGCCTTCGGCGGCAGAGCGTCCGTCCCAGCGAATCAACGCCGACGGTGAATCCTATATTGGGGCCGATTTCAGCGACGTATGTCCGCTCATCCCGCCGGGACAGACTCGAATCACTTTCAATCGCGCACAGTTTCCCGATTGCCCACAGCTATTTGGGTCGACCTTACCGTTCAACATTGTGGGCTATCACGACAGCGTGAATCCGGTTTCACAGAATCCTGCGATTGATCCTGTGGCGCAGGCGTTGGTCAATTCCGGCATGATTCCGCTGCCGAATTCAACCGCAGGTTGCAACTCGACCGCAGGCTCCTGCTACGACTTTGCGTTCGCGCAGCCAACCTACTGGCGGCAGGAACTATTTCGTGTCGACCACGACATTCAGCCGGGCAAGTTGCGCGCGATCTTTCGTTATATTCACGACTCCTGGGACACCACGGAAGCTCGTCCGATTTGGGGCTACGTCCGTAACAGTTTTCCAACTGTCCAAGGACGATTGTTTGGGCCGGGCACAAGTTCAGTGGCTCGCCTGACGCACACAATTTCGCCAACGCTCTTGAACGAAGTCGTGGTCAGCTATACCGCGTCGCACATCAGTATGAGCACCAGGCCGGCGCCAGGAGTGAATATCCAGCGGCCCGATGATCTGACACAGGGTTATCTCTTCAACAACGGATTTGGCGGGAAACTCTCGGGGATTCAACTCACGCCGGGGAATCTGGCGTATGGCGGCGGTTTTCGAGTCGATCCGGGATATGCGCCATGGCAACTCACGAATCCCACCTACAGCGTGCGCGACGACCTGAGCAAAGTAATCGGCAGGCACAATCTGCAAACCGGCGTGCAGGTGATCCTTGGCCAGCGCAACGAGATCAATGCTACCAACGGACCGAATACCGGCGATCTGCAAGGCGTCCTGACCTTCAGCAACTTCAATTCGGTGACGGTCGGCAACGAGTTTGCCAACGCCCTGCTGGGCTATATCCAGTCGTACCAACAAGACAGCGCGCAGCAGAGGTACTACAACAGCTACGAAATCATCGAGCCGTACGTCCAGGACGATTGGAAAGTGAACTCGCACCTGACCCTCAATCTGGGCGTTCGTTTCAGCATCTTCGGGAATTACCACGAGCAGAACCACGCTGCCTGGAATTGGGATCCAGCCGCATTTACCGCTCCGGAGGATCTGAAGTTCTTCCCAGACGGGCGACTCCGCGTGAAGGGAAAACCGATTCCGATTGATCCGAACAATCCTGGTTCCGTCATCACGAACGGATTGGTCCAGTGCGGCGTCAACGGCGTGCCGGATACCTGCATGCAGCCGCATCGGTTCAACCCAGCACCGCGAGTTGGGTTCGCATGGGACCCGCGAGGCGATGGCAAGACTTCGATTCGCGGCGGCTACGGCCTGTTCTTTGAACACGGCACGGGAAGCGAAGCCAATACCGGGTCACTCGTCGGTAGCGCCCCGATAAATCTGACAATGACGCAACTGACGCCCGCGGCGGTCGGATTGGGAAGCGGCTATCCCTGTATTGGAGGCATCGGCGGAAGCGCTGCGAATTGTTTTTCCGGTGCAGGCGCCTATCCAGTTGACGTGACTTCGATTCCCCGCAAGACGATCTGGCCTTACGTGCAGCAATGGAGCTTTGGCGTGCAGCGGGAAGTTTCGCGCAGTCTTGTGCTCAGTCTCGGTTACGTGGGAAGCAAGGGAACGCATCTGACGGCGGTGCGGCAGCCGAATGCCTTTCCGCTCGCGCCGCAGGGATCGAATGATGGCATCCAGCTTGATCAGAATCCGTACGGATTGCATCAGCCCATCATCAACTCCGATGTATTCCAAACATTCGACTGCACCAACCTGGGAACGCTGAACAATCCCGTGTTTCAGGTAAACGGCGTCAAGATTAACAAGACTCAGCCGGCTTACATCAACCTGCTGGCGGCTTGTGAGAACCTGAATGCGTCCAGTTTGCCGCCCATCAATTCTCGGCGTCCGTTCCAGGGCATTCAGAAAATATTCTCGCTGGAAAACGTAGCCGACTCGAACTACCACGCACTGCAGGCCACGTTACGCCGCACGCGCGGCCCGGTGACGCTCGACATCTCGTACTCCTTCAGTCATTCCATTGACGATTCGTCGGATCGCAACGACACCACGACGGTCAACCCGCTGGTAGTCTCAGCAAACAAAGCGAGTTCGAACTTCGATCAACGCCACTTGCTGAACGTCAGCTATGTATGGACGTTGCCGAGTATCAACGTCAACTCGCAGCGCATTGGAGACTGGGCGAATGAACGTGATTCGTCCGACGAGCCAAGTTCAGAGGGGTTCTTCGACCGGTTCGTTTCCGGCATGTTCAGCGGATGGCAGATTGCCGGCGTGACCACGGTGCAGAGCGGAACCCCCTATGCCGTTATCAACGCCGGCTTCGGGGCGCTGGGGATCTCAGTCCCTGACAATGCTGGCGTCGCCGGCGGAATCAGTTCCGTCGCCTCCTATCCCGACATTGTCGGCAATATCCACGGCGGCACACCGATCGGAGCTGTGAATTCGAAAAGTTTCGGCCCTGCCTTAGGCAATGCCGCTGCATTCGCCGCGCCGCGCGGACTCACGTTTGGCAACGCCGGTCGCAACGTGATGAACAACCCCAGCCGGTTGAATTTTGATATGACCGTGTTTCGTAACATCAAGCTTCGAGAGTCCACCAGTCTGGAGTTCCGTGCCGAAATCTTCAACGTCTTCAATCACACGCAGTTTCGTGTTTATGACCCGAGTCCGAACTTCGGCAACGGGGCGAGTAATACGGTCTCGTGTTACGGAATCGAAAACTTCAGCGCGGCAGGCGACGCGCAGACGGATTGCCTGACCGGAAACGCTTTTTTGCACCCCGTTAACGCACATCGTCCCCGCACTATGCAATTCGGACTGAAGCTCAGCTTCTAG